The region CTCTCTACAGGTAACGAGACAACTTCATTTTATGTGTCAGGACAGCGGGTTAATACAATTGGGACAACCCCAGGCGATGAATATGATCGTACAAATGTGCGTTTAAATGCTAGCCATAAAGTAAGTGATAAGCTGAATGTGTCAGTTAACACGAGCTATACCCAAAACAAGTATGACATCACTACAGCGACAGCCGCTGTTTATGGTAACCTACTGAATACTCCTGCAAACATTCCCTTACTAGACTATAAGGACTGGCAAAATAATCCGTTTGCAAACCCTAACGGATATTACAATGAGTATTATGACAACCCATACTTTACCATTGATAATAACAGACAAGATGCTGAGAATAACTACCTGATCGGTAATATTGAGGTAAAATACGCACCGCTTGACTGGCTGGACTTTACCTACCGAGCAGGTATTACAAATAGAAATAACCTCTATAAAAACTCTTACAGCTCATTTACATTCTCAGACTACACAAAGAGCATATCTGGTAGCAAAACGGATATACCTGGCGGTGTGGCCGACTACAGCTTGACAAGAAGACAGCTAAACTCGGACTTCCTGGTTCAGTTAACAAAGGATGTGAATGACTTCTCTTTCCGTGTTATTTTAGGTAACCAAGTCAGAGATAACTACTCCAAGGCTTTAGCCATTGAAGGTGTAGGGTTAGTGAACCCAGGCTTGTTCAATATCAGTAATAGAATCGGGGAGCCATTAGCAAGCGAAGGGAATTTCAATGCTCGCCAAATAGGTGTTTTCGGTGATGTTACCATCGGGTTTAGAGATTACCTTTTCTTGCATGCCACAGGCCGGAATGACTGGACATCAGTGTTAGCAAAAGAAAATAGATCATTCTTCTATCCATCTGCGGATATCTCCTTCACTGCGACAGAAGCTATTCCTGCCTTACAAAATAGTGATGTTATCAATAATCTGAAGTTGCGTGCGGGTGTCTCTAAAGTAGGTCAGGTTAACTTAGGTAGCAGCACGACCAGTACTTGGGGCGCTTATAGCCTGTTGCCTGTATTTACACCGTCAGAGGGTTTCCCTTATGGTGACCAAACTGGTTATTCTGTTGGTAACCAACTTGTATCTCCAAACCTGAAGCCTGAAATGACTAAAGGTTATGAATTTGGTTTTGATGCTGTCTTGCTGAACAACTTAATTAATACCACATTTACCTACTATAGAACAAGAACAGAAAATCAAACCGTAGCAACAGGTGTATCTTCTGCTTCCGGTTATTCTTCCTACCTGACAAACACCGGTGAAACACAAAACAGCGGTGTAGAAGCTGCGTTACATGTAACTCCGATCAATACTGATGCTTGGACTGTAACTGTAGGCGGTAACTATACTTATAATAAGGGTGAGGTACTTTCCATTTCTCAAGACTTAGAAAGATTAGCTTTATCATCAGGCGGGTATGCGCAAGTATATGCTGCTGCTGGAAATCTGTTCCCTGTATTGATTGGTACAGATTATAACCGTGACGACCAGGGAAGAATTATTGTAGATCCTATTTCAGGCTACCCTAGTGCCGCAGCTGAGCCAGTTGTACTCGGTAATACTGAACCTCTACACCGTCTTGGCCTTGATCTTAATGTAAGATTTAAGAACTTCCGATTCTCAACGCTATTCGAATACAGAGGGGATTTCTATAGATACCATAATGGTGGTTCTACTTATGACTTCTCTGGCTCTTCTGCCAGAAGTGCTCAATACAACCGTGACCGTTTTGTAATACCAAACTCCTCTTATCTGGATGCTGAAACTGGGCAATATGTTCCCAACACCAATATTACGGTTCGTGATGGTGGGGCTGGATTCTTTGCCAGCGGTAACTATAACATGAACGTTGCTTCTAACTATGTTACAAGAGGTGATTACTGGAGATGGCGTGAAGCTTCCCTGTCTTATGACGTGCCTCAGACGTGGTTGAGCAAGACTGGCTTTGTAAAAGGCGCTACTGTAAGTGTTCAAGGTCGAAACCTTGCTCTTTGGCTGCCAAAGTCGAATCAGTATACTGACCCAGACTACAACTTTACAGATACTAATGCTATTGGTATTACGACTCTGGGCCAGACTCCTCCAACACGTTACTATGGAGCAACTGTTTCAGTTACATTCTAATTAAAATTATCATGAAGAAAATATCAAGTCTACTTGCACTAAGTATGATGGCTTTCTCTTTATTCTCATGTGAGAGCTATCTGGATATAAATGAGAACCCCAATCAGGCCACATCATCATCTGCCCAGCAGGTATTGCCTAATGCCTTAACATCTACTGCAGCCACTATCGTTAGTTATCATGATTATGGCGCACAGGTTGCAGGGTATCAGGCTAACGCCTATGGCTGGGGTGGACAAGGGCCAGAGCTAACCTATAACTACACAACTACGAACTGGACAACGCTTTGGAGTAGAGCCTATGATAATCTTACGGATTATGACTACATAGAAAGAACTACTAAGGCCGATGAAGCAATGGCGTACTATAATGCTATCGCTAAAATCATGAAGGCGCATAATTTCCAGTTATTAGTAGATCAGTATGGCGATATTCCTTACAAAGAAGCCTTGAATGGAGGAGATAATATAACGCCTGCTTATGAAAAAGCAGAAAATATCTACCAGGACTTAGTTGTTCAGCTAGACTCAGCTGTGTACATCATTAATAACTCAGAGAATGCTAATGCTGTAGCCTCTGGCGATGTTATGTTTAAAGGTGATATGGATCAGTGGATAGCATTTGCAAACACATTGAAATTGAGAATGCTGTTGCGTATGTCTGGTGTGGCAGAGCTTTCTTCTTTTGTTAATGAGCGTTTTGCTACTTTTGGCTCTAATCCAGCCTTTCTTACTCAGGATGCTATAGTTCAGCCGGGATACACTACTAGCGGGAATAAGAAAAACCCGATGTGGATGATGTATCATACAGATGCTGCTGGATCAGCAGCTCAGAATGGGCGTGCTCGTATTGCTACAGATTTTATCCTGGATTTTTATAATGGTAGAATCAGTGATACTTTCAGAGGAACAGTAACATATAATAGTTTCCCTAATACAGCGAGTAACCAGCTGGGTGTAACTGGTGAGGACATAGATGAGGCTCCAAGTGGTAGCGTTTGGTATACAAGTGCTAATGAAGCAGGAATACTTAAAAGTGCTACAATGGGGCAGCCAATTCTTCTTGCCTCAGAAAGCTATTTTCTGCAAGCCGAAGCTTTCTTAAAAGGATACCTCGCAGGAAATGCTGAGGCAGCCTATGAAGAGGGAGTGGAGGAGTCTTTCACGTACCTTTATAAAAATGCAGCAGGAACTGTTATAGCCAGCCTTAACCCTGCAGCAGATGCAGCAAAGTATTTTGCAGCTAATGAGGGGAGCCGCCTTGTTGACTTTGAGGCTGCAGGTACTGAAACTGAAAAGTTGGAAGCTATCATCACTCAGAAGTATATAGCCTTAAACTTTATCCATGGTCATGAAGCATGGAGTGAATTTAGGAGAACAGGATACCCTACTATAACATCTTCTTCTACATTTGCCTCTACTCAGTCAACTTCTACAAGACCAGACAGGCTGCCAGTAAGGTTACTCTATCCAAATACAGAGTATCAGTATAACCAAAACAATGTTCCAAGCGGAGGAAGTGTTAATCAGTTTACTACAAACATCTTCTGGGATCTAGATTAACAGTATTAATTGTATAAAGATGAAAAAGATATTAAACTATATTACTATACTGCTGGCTGTTACAGGGCTAACATCGTGTTTGGATGAAGATCCAATATTCAACCCGGATGACTCCACTAATATCATTGAGATTAAAAGTGGAGGCGGCGCCATTCAGTCTCCTGTTACAGCGCCGAACCCTGTCTATATCAATACTTTTGTTAGCGACCTGCAAGAGGCAATCGTTCCTGTTACTATAAGCTATTCTGGTGCAGGCACTGCTCCGAAAGATATTACAGTAAATATTGCCATAGACCCGGAGGTGCTGGGCAGCTACAATGCATGGTATAATGAGTCTGAGGATCCTAAAAATGAAGAGGAGGATCATGATCGTTACATAATGTTGCCTGAGGCTGTGTATGAGATACCCACTACGACTGTTACTATTCCTGCTGGTCAGCGTGAGGTAATTCTTAATGTAAAAGTTAATCCGAGCCTTCTGGATTTTGATAATGAGTATGCTCTGCCTTTTAAAATAGTAGAGTCAAACTATGGTGTAGTTAGCGGTAACTTCAACACAGCAGTTGTTGCAGTAGGGCTCAAGAACCCATGGGATGGTGTCTATACGAACACGTATAGTGGGTCGCTCGGATCAGGTACTAATGAAATAGAACTAGTAACAACTGGACCATATTCCGTAAAAATGATACCTGGTTTAATAGGTGTTTATAGTAACGAATGGTTTATGAATGTTGACCCAAATACTAATAAAGTTACTATAGAGATGAATACTTTATTACCAGTTGCTACTGATCCATCGAGCTATTATGATCCTGAAACCAAAACATTTTATCTAAAGTGGACATCAAATGGTGGAGGGAGAACTTTCGAGCAAACACTTGTGAGAAAAGCTGACTAACAAGTATGTTCTTAGAGTCCTTAAGAGCAAATGATGTTGAGCAATATTTATCAATATCATTAGGTAGCTATAACAAGAGATACTTTAAGAGCCTTATTAGTAAGTAATAGTGTATATCCCATAACTTATGATGGGTAACGTTACTTCTCCTATTGCACAAAAGGCCACCCACTCGGGTGGCCTTTTTTTGTGCAAGACACTCAGAATCGATACACCACCGCCATCCCATCATACCAACCATTGCTCTCCGGCACCAACGAGAAGCGGGAGTCAACCCTGTGCAGTTCCGGCACCAAAATGCCGATGCCTGTACCTATGGCGTAGCCAACAAGGTTGTCGCTTAGGAAATGCTTGCCGGCTTTGATGCGTAAGTAGCCCACGGTGGCTGGAACTGTGGCAGCAGCGGCCCAAATGTAGGGGCGGGCGGGGGAGTCAGGGTTAAAGTCGTGGTATACTTTGGCTATAAAGAACGTCGCAGCAGCGGTGGCGGCGGTGTGGCCCGCATAGAAGGAGTTGGTTGCCTGTTTGTCTGTCTTGGTCCCAACAGGCGCGTTGATGGCGTATACGTAAGGCCGTTTTCGTCTGGTAAGGCCAGCCGTCATGCTGTATATGCCTCCCGCTATAGATAGTGCCTGGCCGTAGAGCAGGTACACCTGTGGGGCATTCTGCTTCACGTCGTCATCCAGCAGCAACAGGAGCGGAGCCAGAAGGGAGCCGTAAAAGGGAAAGTCGCTTATGGTTTCGGCGCTGGCGCTGTAGTTGCCTGCCGCAAACCGGTCAAAGCCGTTCACATCATACTTGGATAGAGTAGCGACATCCGCAGGGGTAAGCCTTTCCTTTTTCTCAATAAGTATGTTTCCTGCCACTGTGGCTCCTATAGCCCCAACCGTGACACCGCCATCGCGAAGCCAGTCTGTTTTATAGGGAGAGCCGGTGGCGGCTTGGCCCCGGGCAAAGCAGGGCAACAGGACCAGGAGCCACAGCAGCAGTTTCATGCCCTAGAAAGTATACGTCATCAGCGCCCCGTTAAAATACTTCCCGGAAACCGGCATCAGGCTGATGTTGCGCTTGTTCGTCTTTTTGTGCAGCTGCGGCACCAGGATGCCGGCGGCGGCGCCCATGCCATAGCCCAGCAAGTTATCGCTCAGGAAGTGCTTGCCGGCTTTCAGGCGCAGGTACCCGACAGCGGCCGGCACGGCGGCGGCGGCGGCCCATACATAAGGTCGGGCGGGGGAGTCCGGGTTAAAGTCGTGGAAGATCTTGGCGGCGAAGAACGTGGCGCTGGCAGTGGCGGCAGTGTGGCCGGCGTAAAACGAATTAAGTGCGTTCGCATCATTCTTGTCTGAGATATCCACCTCATTACTATAAACGAGCGGGCGCGCGCGCTCCACGTTGCCGTTCGTCATCGTGAAAAAGGCACCTGTTACAGCCATTGTCTCCACATACAGCACCAGTACCTGGCCTGCTTTATTGCCCACGTTCTTGTTAAGCAGCATCAGGAATGGGGTTGCAAAAGAGCCATAAAATGGAAAATCGCTAATCTTTTTGGCGCTCTCTGAATCATAGCCTGCCGAAAAACGGTCAAAGCCGTTAACATCTTTTTTACTCAATGCCATAATCTCTTCTTCGCTCATGCCGCTCTTGTCCTGCATCAGCGACAGGCCATAGGCGCTCAGGCCCATACCGGCAGCAATTATGGGGGCATCCACCTTGAAACTCGTTTTATAGGGGGAGTCGTCTTGTGCTGAGGCGCTGCCCGTTAGAAGGGTTAGTATGCAGAATACAGAAAGTATATGTTTCATAGAGGATTATTTCAAGTGTTTTATTTAGAGTAAATGAACGGGGCGCCATTTTAAAAGGTTGTGCCCCGGCTCCTGCTGCGCCACGGTTTGGTGGTGACGCCAAAGTATACTTTAGCCCGCAACCTTTTGCCTGTAAAACGTTACAAGCAACTGTGCAGGCCTGATATTCAGTTTCAAGTATGGCAGATTTGTCTTAGCTTTGTACCCGCTGCCAAAGGGGGCAGCCGGTTTATACTTTGTACCTAAACCCAAAGGAAAAATGCCTTATTTATTTACATCTGAGTCTGTGTCAGAAGGACACCCGGATAAAGTGGCTGATCAGATTTCGGATGCTCTTCTGGATGAGTTCCTGAAGCAGGACCCGCAGTCTAAAGTTGCCTGTGAGACCTTGGTAACCACAGGCCTGGTGGTGCTGAGCGGAGAAGTGAAGACAGAAGCTTACGTAGACGTGCAGAAGGTCGCCCGCGAGGTGATCAAGCGTATTGGCTACACGAAATCAGAATATATGTTCGACGCGGATGCCTGCGGCGTTATCTCCGCCATCCACGAGCAGTCTGCCGATATTAACCAGGGCGTGGAGCGTGCCAATCCGGAAGACCAGGGTGCTGGTGACCAGGGGATGATGTTCGGCTATGCCACCGACGAGACAGATAACTATATGCCGCTTGCGCTGAGCATCTCGCACCTGCTGCTGCAGGAGCTCGCTGCCATCCGCAAAGAAGGCAAGGAGATGACCTACTTGCGTCCGGATGCCAAGTCTCAGGTAACGATCCGCTACAGCGATAACCACGTGCCTGAGAAGATCGATACGATCGTGATCTCAACGCAGCACGATGAATTTGTGCAGGCAGACGACAAGAGCACCGAAGCCAGGAACCAGGCAGAGCGCCAAATGGTGGAGAAGATCAAAGAGGATGTGGACAGCATTCTAATCCCGCGCGTGCTCAAGCAACTGCCGGAGCGCATCCAGAAACTGTTCAACTCTGACATCATCTACCACATCAACCCAACCGGTAAATTTGTGATTGGTGGCCCGCACGGCGATACAGGCTTGACGGGTCGCAAGATCATTGTAGACACCTACGGCGGTAAGGGAGCGCACGGTGGTGGCGCCTTCTCGGGCAAGGATTCCTCTAAAGTGGATCGCTCGGCGGCCTATGCCGCACGCCACATCGCCAAGAACCTGGTAGCAGCCGGCGTGGCCAGCCAGGCGCTGGTGCAGGTGGCTTACGCCATCGGGGTAGCCAAACCGGTGGGCCTGTATGTTACCACCTATGGCTCCACCAAGGCGAAAGACGCCAGCGGAAACACCATGAGCGACGGCGAGATAGCTGAGAAGGTGAATAAGCTGTTTGATATGCGCCCTTATGCCATCGTACAGCGCTTTGGTTTGCAGAACCCGATCTTCTCCGAAACGGCCGCTTACGGCCACATGGGCAGAACACCAGGAAAAAAATCGGTGGAAACCTCTGTGAAAGGCAAGAAAGAAACTAGAGAGTTCGAGACCTTTACCTGGGAGAAGCTTGATTACGTGGATAGGATCAAAGCAGAGTTTGGCCTGTAGCCAAGTCGTTTAGACCAGCTCTTACATAAAAACAGCGGGGCCTGCTATACTTTAGCAGGCCCCGCTGTTTTTATACTTTAGACGTTAGGCTAGTGAGCCATTTGCTTTTCCTTAAAGCGCTTTAGCTGGCGTCGCATGGCCTCTACGGCAGCATCGGCGGCAGCTTCAAAGGACGGGGCATCCTCCTGGGAGAACAGCGTAGAGCCTGGAACAAACAGCTTGATCTCTACGGTCTTGTTGGCTATGCCTTCTTTGTTATTATGTTTAAGAAACACTTCGCCTTCCACAATGCGATCATAAAAAGTTTCGAGCTTGTCTACTTTCTGTTGAACGAAATCAGCAAGTTGCTGGTCTGCCTCGAAGTGGATGGAATGCATCTGTAGTTTCATATGCTTTACATTTAAAAGTTAAACTGATTATGCTTTTGGGTGAGCCTTCTCAAAAATGGATTTGAGTTGCTCGATGGAATTGTGTGTGTAAACCTGAGTGGCCGCCAGGCTGGCATGCCCCAGTAGATCTTTGATCGCGTTAAGATCGGCTCCCTTGTTGAGTAAGTGAGTGGCGAAGGAGTGTCGCAGAACGTGTGGGCTGTTGTGTTCAGAGGTGGTGATCAAGCTGATATATTTTTTTACGACACGATAAACGAACTTCGGGTAAAGGGGCCTTGCTTTATTAGTAACGAGCAATTTTACCGAATTGTTATCACCAAAAAAATGACTTTTCTCAGTTTGGTAGGCATCCAGCGCCAGCAGCAGCGAGTCGTTCAGGGGCACAATTCGCTCCTTGTTGCCCTTGCCCAGAACGCGTACTGTTTTGGCGCCTAGGGTGATGTCAGCAGGCTCAATATTGATCAGCTCGGCAAGGCGTATGCCGGTGCCATAGAGGAACTCCAGGATGAGCCGGTCGCGCTGACCCTCAAAGGTATCCTCAAAGGTAAAGGTGTCGAGCAGGTTGTTGAATGGCTCCTCCTGCACAAAGGCGGGAAGCTTTTTGCTGGCCTTTGGCGCTTTGATGCGCAGCATGGGGTTGGCTTTGATGCGCTCCTGTGCCAGTAAAAACCTGTAGTAGGAGCGGAGGCAGGCAATCTTCCGGTTGATGGAGCGCGGCTTGATGTTGTTCTGCACCAGCGTCAGTATCCAGGAACGGATAATGGTGTGGTCGGCCTCGGCGGCATCGGTGATCTGGTATACTTCACGCAGGTAACCGGCGAATTGGCCCAGATCGGTGTGATAAGAGGTAAGGGTGTGCGGGCTGTACCGCTTTTCGTACTGCAGGTACTTGAAAAATAAATCCATACATTCGTATACCCTGCTGGGTGAGGCAGGGTATACGAATGTATGGAAAAATAAAGTATCTAGCTAGAGATACTAGTAGTTTTGGTCTACAAACATTTGCTGCTTGTACACGGCTCTCTCCTTTTGCTTTCTCTTGGCAACAGAAGGCTTCTCGAAGTACGCTCTTGAGCGCAGTTCTTTCAAAACACCAGTTCTCTCAAATTTCTTCTTGAATCTCTTCAGAGCACGGTCTACAGACTCGTTATCTTTTACGTTTACAATAATCATATTTTTCCTCGCTTCTCTTTGGATTTAGGGTTGCAAATTTAAACAATCTTATACTTAATAATCAACTTGTTTGCTAAATATTTATCAAACAGCCTTGTTTTAGCCAGGAAAGCAGGGGAAAAGCCCTTAATTAGCCTCTCCCACGGCTTTTTACTTTAACATGGCCCTGGATATAACAAGCTTCTGTATCTCGCTGGTTCCTTCACCTATGGTGCAAAGCTTTGCGTCGCGGTAGTACTTCTCAGCCGGGTAGTCTTTGGTAAAGCCATAGCCGCCAAAGATCTGCACCGCCTCGTTGGCTACCCTTACCGATACTTCGGAGGCATACAGCTTGGCCATGGCCGATTCCTTGTTCACGTTCAGCCCACGGTTTTTCATGTCGGCGGCCTGGTAGGTGAGCAAAGAGGCCGCCTCTACCTCGGTGGCCATGTCGGCCAGCTTAAAGGCAATGCCCTGGAAGCTGGAGATAGGCTTGTTGAACTGGTGGCGCTCTTTCGAGTAAGCCAGCGCGGCATCCAATGCGCCCTGCGCAATGCCCAGCGAAAGTGCAGCAATCGAGATACGGCCGCCATCGAGCACCTTCATCGCCTGAACGAAGCCATCGCCCACCTCACCCAGGATCTGGTCTTTGTGCACGCGGCAGTCTTGGAAGATAAGCTCCGTGGTCTCAGAGGCACGCATGCCCAGTTTGTCTTCCTTGCGGCCGGCGCTAAAGCCCTCGGTGCCTTTCTCGATCACGAAAGCGGTCATGCCATGGGAGTCGCCTACCTCGCCAGTGCGCACGATCACCACCGCCACATTGCCCGACTTGCCGTGCGTGATAAAGTTCTTGGCGCCGTTGATCACCCAGTAGTCGCCGTCCTGCACCGCCACGGTGCGCATGTTGCCCGCGTCTGAGCCCGTGTTTGGCTCCGTCAGGCCCCAGGCCCCGATCCACTCGGCGGTGGCTAGCTTAGGCAGGTACTTTCTTTTCTGCTCCTCGTTGCCGAAAGCCAGGATGTGGCCGGTGCAAAGCGAGTTATGCGCGGCCATAGAAAGGCCGATGGAGCCATCGATCTTGGAAAGTTCCGCGATGGCCGTAACGTACTCCAGGTAACCAAAGCCTGAGCCGCCATACTCTGCTGGCACGAGCACCCCCATCAGCCCCAGCTCTCCGAGTTTTTTAAATACCTCTACCGGAAACTCCTGAGACTCGTCCCACTCCCGCATTTTAGGCTTGATGTGCTTGGCGCCAAAGTCACGGACCATGTCCGCAATCATGCGCTGGTTTTCTGTTGTTTTTAATTCCATGTATAGTTTTGGGTTGTTAATTAAGGTGATGCGTAGCTTGTATAACGGTTTTGCCCTATCCGTTGTTTACAAAGCTATATAAATAAGGGCGGAGCAACAATCATCTATATAGATTTAATCGTATGTAA is a window of Pontibacter kalidii DNA encoding:
- the hpf gene encoding ribosome hibernation-promoting factor, HPF/YfiA family — translated: MKLQMHSIHFEADQQLADFVQQKVDKLETFYDRIVEGEVFLKHNNKEGIANKTVEIKLFVPGSTLFSQEDAPSFEAAADAAVEAMRRQLKRFKEKQMAH
- the metK gene encoding methionine adenosyltransferase is translated as MPYLFTSESVSEGHPDKVADQISDALLDEFLKQDPQSKVACETLVTTGLVVLSGEVKTEAYVDVQKVAREVIKRIGYTKSEYMFDADACGVISAIHEQSADINQGVERANPEDQGAGDQGMMFGYATDETDNYMPLALSISHLLLQELAAIRKEGKEMTYLRPDAKSQVTIRYSDNHVPEKIDTIVISTQHDEFVQADDKSTEARNQAERQMVEKIKEDVDSILIPRVLKQLPERIQKLFNSDIIYHINPTGKFVIGGPHGDTGLTGRKIIVDTYGGKGAHGGGAFSGKDSSKVDRSAAYAARHIAKNLVAAGVASQALVQVAYAIGVAKPVGLYVTTYGSTKAKDASGNTMSDGEIAEKVNKLFDMRPYAIVQRFGLQNPIFSETAAYGHMGRTPGKKSVETSVKGKKETREFETFTWEKLDYVDRIKAEFGL
- the rpsU gene encoding 30S ribosomal protein S21; the encoded protein is MIIVNVKDNESVDRALKRFKKKFERTGVLKELRSRAYFEKPSVAKRKQKERAVYKQQMFVDQNY
- a CDS encoding phosphatase PAP2 family protein; its protein translation is MKHILSVFCILTLLTGSASAQDDSPYKTSFKVDAPIIAAGMGLSAYGLSLMQDKSGMSEEEIMALSKKDVNGFDRFSAGYDSESAKKISDFPFYGSFATPFLMLLNKNVGNKAGQVLVLYVETMAVTGAFFTMTNGNVERARPLVYSNEVDISDKNDANALNSFYAGHTAATASATFFAAKIFHDFNPDSPARPYVWAAAAAVPAAVGYLRLKAGKHFLSDNLLGYGMGAAAGILVPQLHKKTNKRNISLMPVSGKYFNGALMTYTF
- a CDS encoding acyl-CoA dehydrogenase; the encoded protein is MELKTTENQRMIADMVRDFGAKHIKPKMREWDESQEFPVEVFKKLGELGLMGVLVPAEYGGSGFGYLEYVTAIAELSKIDGSIGLSMAAHNSLCTGHILAFGNEEQKRKYLPKLATAEWIGAWGLTEPNTGSDAGNMRTVAVQDGDYWVINGAKNFITHGKSGNVAVVIVRTGEVGDSHGMTAFVIEKGTEGFSAGRKEDKLGMRASETTELIFQDCRVHKDQILGEVGDGFVQAMKVLDGGRISIAALSLGIAQGALDAALAYSKERHQFNKPISSFQGIAFKLADMATEVEAASLLTYQAADMKNRGLNVNKESAMAKLYASEVSVRVANEAVQIFGGYGFTKDYPAEKYYRDAKLCTIGEGTSEIQKLVISRAMLK
- a CDS encoding phosphatase PAP2 family protein; the encoded protein is MKLLLWLLVLLPCFARGQAATGSPYKTDWLRDGGVTVGAIGATVAGNILIEKKERLTPADVATLSKYDVNGFDRFAAGNYSASAETISDFPFYGSLLAPLLLLLDDDVKQNAPQVYLLYGQALSIAGGIYSMTAGLTRRKRPYVYAINAPVGTKTDKQATNSFYAGHTAATAAATFFIAKVYHDFNPDSPARPYIWAAAATVPATVGYLRIKAGKHFLSDNLVGYAIGTGIGILVPELHRVDSRFSLVPESNGWYDGMAVVYRF
- a CDS encoding DUF1735 domain-containing protein, translating into MKKILNYITILLAVTGLTSCLDEDPIFNPDDSTNIIEIKSGGGAIQSPVTAPNPVYINTFVSDLQEAIVPVTISYSGAGTAPKDITVNIAIDPEVLGSYNAWYNESEDPKNEEEDHDRYIMLPEAVYEIPTTTVTIPAGQREVILNVKVNPSLLDFDNEYALPFKIVESNYGVVSGNFNTAVVAVGLKNPWDGVYTNTYSGSLGSGTNEIELVTTGPYSVKMIPGLIGVYSNEWFMNVDPNTNKVTIEMNTLLPVATDPSSYYDPETKTFYLKWTSNGGGRTFEQTLVRKAD
- a CDS encoding tyrosine-type recombinase/integrase; the protein is MDLFFKYLQYEKRYSPHTLTSYHTDLGQFAGYLREVYQITDAAEADHTIIRSWILTLVQNNIKPRSINRKIACLRSYYRFLLAQERIKANPMLRIKAPKASKKLPAFVQEEPFNNLLDTFTFEDTFEGQRDRLILEFLYGTGIRLAELINIEPADITLGAKTVRVLGKGNKERIVPLNDSLLLALDAYQTEKSHFFGDNNSVKLLVTNKARPLYPKFVYRVVKKYISLITTSEHNSPHVLRHSFATHLLNKGADLNAIKDLLGHASLAATQVYTHNSIEQLKSIFEKAHPKA
- a CDS encoding SusD/RagB family nutrient-binding outer membrane lipoprotein, with product MKKISSLLALSMMAFSLFSCESYLDINENPNQATSSSAQQVLPNALTSTAATIVSYHDYGAQVAGYQANAYGWGGQGPELTYNYTTTNWTTLWSRAYDNLTDYDYIERTTKADEAMAYYNAIAKIMKAHNFQLLVDQYGDIPYKEALNGGDNITPAYEKAENIYQDLVVQLDSAVYIINNSENANAVASGDVMFKGDMDQWIAFANTLKLRMLLRMSGVAELSSFVNERFATFGSNPAFLTQDAIVQPGYTTSGNKKNPMWMMYHTDAAGSAAQNGRARIATDFILDFYNGRISDTFRGTVTYNSFPNTASNQLGVTGEDIDEAPSGSVWYTSANEAGILKSATMGQPILLASESYFLQAEAFLKGYLAGNAEAAYEEGVEESFTYLYKNAAGTVIASLNPAADAAKYFAANEGSRLVDFEAAGTETEKLEAIITQKYIALNFIHGHEAWSEFRRTGYPTITSSSTFASTQSTSTRPDRLPVRLLYPNTEYQYNQNNVPSGGSVNQFTTNIFWDLD
- a CDS encoding SusC/RagA family TonB-linked outer membrane protein codes for the protein MRKVLLFGLVMFLTLVNQAWAQNRTVTGRVTDASNGQPLPGVTVLVSGTTVGTTTGAEGTYSINVPSGSNVLTFRYLGYATVERQIDNSGSINVKLEIDAKQLGEVVVVGAGGIERQRKEQGYNTTTINTQELTQGKSPNIATGLTGKVAGLQVNAVGSGVNPNVRVVLRGNRSMTGNNQALIVLDNVIVPSEVLGNLNPEDVESTTILNGANAAALYGSDASNGAIIITTKKGKKGSTQIRVAHTTTLEQVSFQPKLQEKFGAGSEAGQQVYNPFENQQYGPAFDGTLRPIGKPLADGSQQEVIYSPREDKYDFWETGVSNQTDVSLSTGNETTSFYVSGQRVNTIGTTPGDEYDRTNVRLNASHKVSDKLNVSVNTSYTQNKYDITTATAAVYGNLLNTPANIPLLDYKDWQNNPFANPNGYYNEYYDNPYFTIDNNRQDAENNYLIGNIEVKYAPLDWLDFTYRAGITNRNNLYKNSYSSFTFSDYTKSISGSKTDIPGGVADYSLTRRQLNSDFLVQLTKDVNDFSFRVILGNQVRDNYSKALAIEGVGLVNPGLFNISNRIGEPLASEGNFNARQIGVFGDVTIGFRDYLFLHATGRNDWTSVLAKENRSFFYPSADISFTATEAIPALQNSDVINNLKLRAGVSKVGQVNLGSSTTSTWGAYSLLPVFTPSEGFPYGDQTGYSVGNQLVSPNLKPEMTKGYEFGFDAVLLNNLINTTFTYYRTRTENQTVATGVSSASGYSSYLTNTGETQNSGVEAALHVTPINTDAWTVTVGGNYTYNKGEVLSISQDLERLALSSGGYAQVYAAAGNLFPVLIGTDYNRDDQGRIIVDPISGYPSAAAEPVVLGNTEPLHRLGLDLNVRFKNFRFSTLFEYRGDFYRYHNGGSTYDFSGSSARSAQYNRDRFVIPNSSYLDAETGQYVPNTNITVRDGGAGFFASGNYNMNVASNYVTRGDYWRWREASLSYDVPQTWLSKTGFVKGATVSVQGRNLALWLPKSNQYTDPDYNFTDTNAIGITTLGQTPPTRYYGATVSVTF